AGATACATTACTGAGTTTTCCTCTCCGGTTCAGTTCTTCTGGATCTGATGTCATGAACCAGTACACAACAACATCAGCAACAGCAGCCACGCCCACCACAGCAGAGACGACCAATTGGATCACAGCTCCTTTTGACTCCAGTTGTCACAGTCTGTAGAAAGACGTAGgcactaaattaaaaactgcattatagACTTTTGACATGTCTACTCATACTCGTTTAAGGTATCAGGTACTGGTATTTAAGGTACTGTGAAGAAACACTGATAACACAAATGTTCTACCTGAACATGTCTGACAGAGTTGATAGGTGTCCAGATGTTTGGTCTGGGTGCTGACAGGATTGTTCACTACACAGCTGTAGTTGTTTTTATCCTGATACTCCACctccagaggaagagagagactgatgctgagatcagacacactgatgctggacaataaactgtttcctttgtaccaggagagagtcacatgactcacattcaccactgaacacagcaGCACACTTTTGAACCccgaagatgatgatgatgatgaacacTGAGGAGAGTATCTGGtgatgacaggaacaggcaCAGGAGCTGGagagtaaataaacaaatacatccAAGAATAAGTAGCCTACAACTCACAGTAGGTAAGAGGGGCGTTAcgtaaatataaaattaagagTAATAGGCTACTCACCATAAACAgtgacaattatttttttttgcaactctCTCAGTCCGAGATCGATACTTAGTTCATAAACTCCAGTGTGTTCATTAGTGATATTTGTGACGGCGAGATCTCCAGTCTGTCTTTCGATCAGCACTCTGTCTCTGAATATCGTGATATCGTCTGTAAAAATGTTACCCGCCTGTATTTTGATTATACGAGTTCTGTTCGATCCAAACCTCCACTCGATCTCATGATCGCCCTGCATTTCAGTAAAACCAGTCCGGAGAGTGAAAGAACCTCCCTCCATCGCTGACACGAGCTCATCTGTCTCAGCGCCTAGAGATCAAAATTAAAAGTAGGCTAAATCTAAacgtcaaatatttaaatagccTAATTTAAACCCTTAATATTAGCCTATAGCTAATCTGTACTAACACCGAGGCCTTAAACAGGCTTACATTTATTACTTACCAATCagaggaaaaaaacataaacagaacaaaacaagccCGTGAATCATTTTCTTCAACCGTTTGAGATCCGTTCaatgtctgaaaaaaaaaaaaacgaggtCGATTTCAAGAAACACGACAGAATTGCGTTTAACAATGTTTCATTGTCATAAACACTGTGTGCAGATAACTTTTCGGTGAGTCAAGCAGATAAAAACTCTTCAGCCAATCGGAGAAAAAACCAACTCTTTCAGTCTGCGCGCTTCCGTGTGTAGCCTACATCAACGCGACAGTAAGAGCAACAGATGGTGTCGCAGGTCAGCTTCGCATCTCGCTTTATGTCCCTTTATCTAGCCTTTTATAACACCATAAAATAGTAATCCGTGTTTAGTAACTTGCTTCCACAGAAACCATGATATATGATTGATTTGACCGAATAGGGATCCCTGACACACAGTAGAGAAGAAGATCAACAAGGATATATTAAGTGCATGAATTTTGTTTGATAAAAATCAAATCTGACTGTTTATGGATCCACTgctttgttttataatgtaaatatttgtcTAGAGTGGAAATATGTCTTTATGGAAAAGAATCTAGGCTATTACCTATAAATCAACTGCACACATGCAACAGTAAACGTTTGTCCACTCAAGAGAAACCTCATTCATTTGGGTCATTCTGTCACTAAACTGACCTGAGTTAAACACAGACCACAGCAGGTTTGACTCAGATTAGGAGCTGCTAGAGTCTCAAAAGCATAGAGTGCAAATTGAATTAACtctttttattccaaaataaagttGTTTTGAGGGGATGAGATTCATGTTAGAAGGCCTTCATACATAATAAAGCTCAGACATagagtttttcatttttttaaaaaatggttattcATTTAACTTCTTACCAAACACCAATAGTGTTACAAAATAACACCAAGTATGAACAAAATAAGtttataaactttaaaatatatctcAAATGTTACAGTTTCGTCGGGTTTTGTTTTCACAGTAGGCTAATTAGGCgtgatatttactttttttattacttaaagcaacatttttaaaacctttttattttggtcacattattattattattattattattaatttattcatgaattaattaattttagaatTATGCTGAATGTCTGTATTGGATTACTGTGACAGTTTTATTGCAaggaataatacattttttttgcaataaaaatgGATTACCATAATGATTTTCACTAATTCATCACAAATTTTCACAATCACTTTTAAAGTTCaatttcaacaaaatattcaacatttattttactgaCTATTCAGAATATGACAAGCCTCGAATAAACAAGCATTTAATGATTTTGATCTAGCCAAGGTCGACTTTGGAACGTTTCGAAATAGCAGGTGTATGAAGCAACACGCCCGCTTTCTGAAGAAAGCACGTGACTTGGAAGGTTTGATACTAGTCCATCAACCCTGAATCAGTGCTGTTGTAGTTTAGACGCGGTCAGAAGCGACATCAGTATGAGGAATTATACCTTCCTTTTTGGGGTTTTATTACTCGTGAACGGTGAGTAACActtggtttttaaaaaaattaatttaacataggCTATTCGTTTTCAGTATAAATCGGAAACAGGCGACAGCAACATTGTAAGGAGATTTTGAGGGTAAGTTGTTTGTGCACGTGTGTGTTTAGTAGTGAACAGTAGAGGGCGTTACTATTTTGCACGAAAACTGGCTGCAACACGAACGCATGCCCTACTGTtttaacagaacagaacagaaagaagaaaaaaaaaaaataagtgacTCTCTCAATCAGTTGGTCAGTCACTCTATTGAACTCTAGTCCGGTTGAGTTACTGTTGCTCACATTCAGAGTGCGGCTATATAAAAGTAGGCCTATAAACTACCATCAAGCTCATAATTAGATGACTGATGTTGTTGCAACCTGCCCTTCTAACATTAGGCCTACCGTGGGTGGGTTTTTACTTGGTTTTGCAAGTTCTACTTGTTCAGAATAGGTATGTCACTCCAAACCCCCAatgtttattcaaaaaataaaagttaaaaaaagaagGATTACATTAAAgcagcaaataaaatgtatgcattttgcCATTTGTTCAGTCTTTGTGTGTCAGTGTGAAACATCCATGCTTGTGTGCTGAGTTGTGTTGAGTCATTTAATATCCAATAACTTAAATCCAAAGAATCAGAATAGACGTAATTTGCATGCATTGTAGAAATGACAAGACACATTAGGCTTAATTTTCAAGAGACACAATGCAACAAATCTGTTTACTTGCATTACCGACAttatgaaaaactgaaatactTCCAAAGCTActgcattttgtaaatatactAGACTGCTGAAAAAATTTGGTGTATTAAGAGACTGAGATTGAGCTCAGTAAaatgactggttttatggtaATTAGGTATTTGCAAGGAGTATTTGTAAACTATGacacaaaattaaatttagcattgcaaGAACATGTAGTTCAGGGACTAACTTTAAATGAGCTCATAATATCCCATCTGTACTGTACAGTGTGAATGAAAAATGCTCAAACTCGTGAAACTATATTGTCAAATATAATATTGTCATTTCCCAGTACAAATACAGGAATATAACTGTACACAAACAATAGGCTATTTTGTCTGAGAAATTGCTTTCATTAATATGCTGTAATTACAGcacaaatattacaataatatacagGTTTACAATACTATAGTGTTATTTAACAAaattgtttctgtttgtttttcaggtgtgtttggtgttGATGCAGATGAAGTGTCAGTATCAGTGATGGtgggagattctgtcactctacATACTGATGTTACTGAAGTACTGAAAGATACTAAGATAATATGGAAGTTTGGTGATGAAATCATTGCTAGAATGAATGAAGCAGATGCAAATCCCTCTACATATGATGGTTCCAGTGCGATATTCAGAGACATACTGAAGCTGGACAcacagactggatctctgaccatcacaaacatcagaaCTGAACACATTGGACATTATAGTGTAGACATCAAGAGCACAGATGCAAAATTGAAGACATTCCGAGTTACTGTCCATGGTGAGTAACTCATGTCAATCACCTGTGGACAGTTTAGATGCTGTGGAATGAATACAAGTTTTAACATTATGGGTTAAGCTATTATTATTaggtttgtcatttttatgtcaactttaaaagaaaagaaaaaaaagatgttgATGACCAAATCAGATGTCTCAAAATGatacaaaattaattttgtgttgaATTACAGTTTGTTCGAttgtttaatttctttcttattgtatttatctaatatttttctttaactACACGAGGCTATGCTTTTAGGGAGATTTGTTCATTCTCTAAACAATCAAAAGCCTTTTTTTGTTGCAAATTAACAATCTTATGTGACGCTATATTGAAATCCGTTTGAAAGGTATACAGGTGCTGgccatataattagaatatcatcaaaaagttgatttatttcattaattccattcaaaaagtgaaacttgtatatattcattcattacacacagaccgatatatttcaaatgtttatttcttttaatttttgatgattataactgacaactaaggaaaatcccaaattcagtatttcagaaaattagaatattacttaagaccaatacaaaagaaaggatttttagaaatcttgaccaactgaaaagtatgaacatgaaaagtatgagcatatacagcactcaatacttagttggggctccttttgcctgaattactgcagcagtGCGGcttggcatggagtcgatcagtctgtggcactgctcaggtgttatgagagcccaggttgctctgatagtggccttcagctcttctgcattgttgggtctggcatcttcctcttcacaataccccatagattttctatggggttaaggtcaggcgagtttgctggccaattaagaacagggataccatggtccttaaaccagatactggttgctttggcactgtgtgcaggtgccaagtcctgttggaaaatgaaatctgcatctccataaagttggtcagcagcaggaagcatgacgtgctctaaaacttcctggtatacggctgcgttgaccttggacctcagaaaacacagtgaaccaacaccagcagatgacatgacaccccaaaccatcactgactgtggaaactttacactggacctcaagcaacgtggattgtgtgcctctcctctcttcctccagactctgggaccctgatttccaaaggaaatgcaaaatttacttgcATCAGAGAAtgtaactttggaccactcagcagcagtccagtcctttttgtctttagcccaagcgagacgcttctgacgctgtctgttgttcaagagtggcttgacacaaggaatgcgacagctgaaacccatgtcttgcatatgtctgtgcgtagtggttcttgaagcactgactccagctgcagttcactctttgtgaatctcccccacatttttgaatggcttttgtttcacaatcctctccagagTGCGGTTATctctattgcttgtacactttttttctaccacatattttccttcccttcgcctctctattaatgtgcttggacacagagctctgtgaacagccagcctcttttgcaataaccttttgtgtcttgccctccttgtgcaacgtgtcaatggtcgtcttttggacaactgtcaagtcagcagtcttccccatgattatGTAGCccacagaactagactgagagaccatttaaaggcctttgcaggtgtcttgagttaattagctgattagagtgtggcaccaggtgtcttcaatattgaaccttttcacaatattctaattttctgagatactaaatttgggattttccttagttgtcagttataatcatcaaaatgaaaagaaataaacatttgaaatatatcagtctgtgtgtaatgaatgaatataatatacaagtttcactttttgaatggaattagtgaaataaatcaactttttgctgatattctaattatatgaccagcacctgtagattGGTGTGTTAGATTTAAGTGTGACACTAgaaatacattcaaaataagATATCTAAGATTTCTTTTATAacttaatacaaatttatttctaCATCTTTTGCACAACaccgtttcaaagcagcttcagtTGTTTAGAAAATTGAATTTGTATCTGAAGAGCTGAATctgaaatgcatttgaattttaaatgtactcttaaaatgtaaaaataacttAATGGGAAGAAAGTCTATTAAACTGTTCAGTCTCAGAATTTAGACTCCTCTTTCAAAGTGTGATTGTGTGGAAATTACAGCATTATAAGCTCaatctttgttttaaatgtcttcTGTTGTTCTCCTCATGTGTTTGTTGTTGAGACAGATGTTGTGGAGTCAGTGTCAGTGAGGaagggagattctgtcactctacACACTGGTGTTAAAGTACAGAGAGATAATCAGATACTGTGGGAGTTTGGAGATGAAGTCATCCTTATTGCTCACTTAACCTTTTAACTGTCGCCCCCACTAGTTGAGCTCAAACACAAACATGAcctacacaaacaaaaacagtcacAGTTCATGAACCCTCTGGACTACAGACATAACTGGGGTCTCTTTAGAAAGATGCCATTTATCCATTTGATGTTCGAGTATCCAAATGAAATACCTTAGTATAGAAAAATGGTAAGAGAAGCTTAACTATTTTGTAAGGTATTGCTGCATTAATTTAGAATAAGAGATATTCGGGAATAAACATATGAAATTGTGCCAGAGCAGTTTACAAAAGCAGTGACATTAAAGCCACACATCTGCACAAGATATAATTCAAATTTGAAGGGGCACCAATAAAAATCCtgtaagctttatttttattagtgacAGTACCTTTGAAAAGACATACATTGACAGACAGGGAGAATGTTCAGAAAACATGTTTAATGACACTCATCCTTTcagtaatttagtttagttatgtCAGTGGCGCATAAATAATTGAATACACCTTcagtaaaaacacaaatactAAAACACCTATAGGCCTAGGATATACAAATTTGAAAATTTACAGAAGGCTAATCTGCAGAATACAAAAAGTCCAAATATTCTTTGTTATTATGGAGCCTATTCGTTGGCTGCATTTCCAATTCATTATAATTTTGCTAGCTTTTCTCTGGCTGACTGTGTTCAGTGAATATTAATAGGTCGGGCATATGCGGACGTCACAACAGCCGGTTGCACGCTGTTAGAATGTTTTCAATGACTGTCCAATCAGCGCTGCAGAAAGAACGCTGGGGGCGGGGTTACTGTGTTAATAAAACTCGAGAAAACCTTATAGTAGCTTATAGCTTTTACCACTGAAA
The sequence above is a segment of the Onychostoma macrolepis isolate SWU-2019 chromosome 22, ASM1243209v1, whole genome shotgun sequence genome. Coding sequences within it:
- the LOC131530420 gene encoding CD48 antigen-like isoform X1, which encodes MIHGLVLFCLCFFPLIGAETDELVSAMEGGSFTLRTGFTEMQGDHEIEWRFGSNRTRIIKIQAGNIFTDDITIFRDRVLIERQTGDLAVTNITNEHTGVYELSIDLGLRELQKKIIVTVYAPVPVPVITRYSPQCSSSSSSSGFKSVLLCSVVNVSHVTLSWYKGNSLLSSISVSDLSISLSLPLEVEYQDKNNYSCVVNNPVSTQTKHLDTYQLCQTCSDCDNWSQKEL
- the LOC131530420 gene encoding uncharacterized protein LOC131530420 isoform X3, producing MIHGLVLFCLCFFPLIGAETDELVSAMEGGSFTLRTGFTEMQGDHEIEWRFGSNRTRIIKIQAGNIFTDDITIFRDRVLIERQTGDLAVTNITNEHTGVYELSIDLGLRELQKKIIVTVYAPVPVPVITRYSPQCSSSSSSSGFKSVLLCSVVNSLSSSGGGVSG
- the LOC131530420 gene encoding uncharacterized protein LOC131530420 isoform X2 codes for the protein MIHGLVLFCLCFFPLIGAETDELVSAMEGGSFTLRTGFTEMQGDHEIEWRFGSNRTRIIKIQAGNIFTDDITIFRDRVLIERQTGDLAVTNITNEHTGVYELSIDLGLRELQKKIIVTVYAPVPVPVITRYSPQCSSSSSSSGFKSVLLCSVVNVEYQDKNNYSCVVNNPVSTQTKHLDTYQLCQTCSDCDNWSQKEL